DNA sequence from the Schlegelella aquatica genome:
CGCGATGCACGAGGACATCTCGGCATTGGGCATCGAGCCGCCGACCCATGAGCCACGGGCCACGCAGTATGTGCCGCAGATGCTCGAGATGATCCGCAAGCTCGAGGACAAGGGGCTCGCCTACCGCGCCTCCAATGGCGACGTGAATTTCGCGGTGCGGCGCTTCCCCGGCTACGGCAGGTTGTCCGGCAAGTCGCTGGACCAGCTGCGTGCCGGCGAGCGCGTGGCCGTGGGCGAGGGCAAGGAAGATCCGCTGGACTTCGTGCTCTGGAAGGCGGCCAAGCCCACCGAGCCGGACGAAGCCAAGTGGGAGTCGCCCTTCGGCCGGGGACGTCCGGGCTGGCACATCGAGTGCTCTGCGATGAGCTGCGCGCTGCTCGGCGAACACTTCGACATTCATGGTGGCGGCATGGACCTGCAGTTCCCGCACCACGAGAACGAGATCGCGCAAAGCGAGGGCGCCACAGGCAAGCCCTTCGTCAACGTGTGGATGCACAACGGCTTCCTCAATGTCGACAACGAGAAGATGTCGAAGTCGCTCGGCAATTTCTTCACCATCCGCGACGTGCTCAAGCGCTACGACGGCCAGACGCTGCGTTTCGCGATGCTGCGCACCCACTACCGCAGCCCCTTCAACTACAGCGACACGAGCCTGGAGGACGCGCGGCACGGCCTGACCCGCCTGTACACGGCGCTCGACACCGTGCCCCCGGCCGAGGGTGTCGGCATCGACTGGCAAGAACCGCACGCCGCGCGCCTGAGGGCGGCGATGAACGACGACTTCAACACGCCCGAGGCCATCGCGGTGTTGTTCGACCTCGCCTCCGAGGTGAACAAGACCCGCTCGCCGCAGACGGCAGGCCTGCTCAAGGCGCTGGCCGGCACCCTCGGACTGCTGCAAGGCGCGCCGCGGGAGTTCCTGCAAGGCGGCTCCGGGGTGGACGAGGCCTACATCCAGTCGCGCATCGAAGCGCGCTCCCAGGCCAAGCGCGAGAAGAACTACGCCGAGGCCGACCGCATCCGCGAGGAGCTCGCGGCACAGGGCATCGTGCTGAAGGACACTCCGACGGGCACCACCTGGGTCAAGGCGTAGCGACATGCGCAAGGGCGTCACTCCGGAGTATTGGGACGAGGCCTGCAGGCACTTGGTCAAGCGCGACCGGGTGATGCGCAAGCTCATCCCCCAGTTTGGCGAGGCACGGCTGCAAAGCCGCGGCGACGCGTTCACGACGCTGGCCCGCTCCATCGTCGGTCAGCAGATCTCCGTCAAGGCCGCGCAGTCCGTGTGGGACCGCTTCGCCGCGCTCCTGCCCGGGCCGTCGACGCGCATTTCGCCGGCCCAGGTGCTCGATCTGCCGCTGGAGGCCCTGAGGGCTGCAGGGCTGTCCGCGCGCAAGGTGGAGTACCTGCGCGACCTGGCTTCGCACTTCGCCAGCGGGGCGGTCCACGTGCGCCAGTGGTCCTCGATGGACGACGAGCAGATCATCGAGGAGCTGGTCGCGATCCGCGGCATCGGCCGCTGGACGGCGGAGATGTTCCTGATCTTCCATCTGATGCGGCCGAACGTGCTGCCGCTGGACGATCTGGGCCTGCTGCGCGGTATCAGCCTGAACTACTTCAGCGGCGAGCCCGTCTCGCGGGCCGAAGCCCGGGAGGTGGGCGAGGCCTGGGCCCCGTTTCGCTCGGTGGCCACATGGTACATTTGGCGCAGCCTCGACCCACTGCCGGTGGAATATTGACAACGATCATCGAGGCCTTCGTCTTCATTGACGGGGATCACTTGGGATGAGCAAGAAACACTTCCTCGAGTTCGAGCAACCGATCGCCGAACTCGAAACCAAGATCGACGAACTGCGTTACGTGCAGAACGAGTCGGCAGTCGACATCTCCGAAGAGATCGACAGGCTCAGCAAGAAGAGCCTGCAGCTCACGAAGGAGATCTACGCCAAGCTCACGCCCTGGCAAGTCACGCAGATCGCGCGACACCCCCAGCGGCCCTACACCCTGGACTACGTCAACGAGATCTTCACGGACTTCCAGGAGTTGCACGGGGATCGCCATTTCGCCGACGACCAATCCATCGTCGGAGGTCTGGCCCGCTTCAACGGGCAGGCCTGCATGGTCATCGGCCACCAGAAGGGCCGCGACACGAAGGAACGCGCGATGCGCAACTTCGGCATGTCGCGCCCCGAGGGCTACCGCAAGGCGCTGCGCCTCATGAAGCTGGCCGAGAAGTTCGGCCTGCCGGTGTTCACCTTCGTGGACACGCCCGGCGCCTATCCAGGCATCGGCGCGGAGGAGCGGGGTCAGTCGGAAGCGATCGGCCGCAACATCTTCGAGATGGCGCAACTCGAAGTCCCGATCATCGCGACCATCATCGGCGAGGGCGGCTCTGGCGGCGCGCTGGCGATCGCCGTGGCGGACCAGGTGCTCATGTTGCAGTACTCGGTCTATTCGGTCATTTCTCCCGAAGGCTGCGCGTCCATCCTCTGGAAGACGGCCGACCGCGCGAGCGAGGCGGCCGAGGCATTGGGCATCACCGCGCACCGCCTCAAGGCGCTTGGTCTGATCGACAAGATTGTCAACGAGCCCGTCGGTGGCGCGCATCGCGATCCCAAGCAGATGGCAGCCTACCTCAAGCGCGCACTGAGCGATTCGCTTCGCCAGGTGGCCGACTTGCGCACCAAGGAGCTGCTGCAGCGCCGCTACGAGCGGCTGCAGAGCTACGGGCGCTTCACCGACACCAAAGAGCACTGATGTCGTCCCCGGTCGCCGCGCCCGCTACGGTCGCGGTGGCCTACAGCGGCGGCCGCGACTCGACCGCCTTGCTGCATGCCACCGTGAGGGTGGCCCGCGAGCAGGGCTACCAGGTGGTGGCGCTTCATGTGCACCACGGGCTGCAGCCCGCAGCGGACGAGTGGCTTTCCCACTGTGAGGAGACCTGCCGGCGCTGGCGCCAGCGCGGCGGGCCGATCACGTTCGCGCATGAGCGTCTGCCGCTGAACCTCGGCCCAGGCCAGAGTGTGGAGGCCGAGGCCCGGCGCGCGCGCTACGAGGCGCTGGCTCGCATGGCGAAGGCGCACGGGGCGAGTGTGGTGATGCTGGCCCACCATCGAGGCGATCAGGCCGAGACCTTCCTCCTGCAGGCTTTGCGCGGAGCAGGGGTGGCTGGATTGGCGGCCATGCCGCGTGAGGTCGATCGCGAGGGGGTGCGGTGGTTGAGGCCGTGGCTGGATCGGCCCCGCTCGCAGATCGAGGCGTACGTGCGGCTGCACGGCTTGAGCTACATCGACGACACGAGCAACGCCGACCCTCGCTATGCCCGCAACCGGCTGCGCCTGCACGCCTGGCCGGCGCTGGCCGCCTCGTTTCCTCAGGCGGAGCAGGGCCTGGCCCGCGCCGCCGCCTGGTGCGCCGAGGCCGCCGAATGCGCGCAGGCGCTGGCGGCCTTGGATCTGCAAGCCGTTTCGGGGGCGGAAGGTCTGTCGCGCTCGGCATTGGTCGCGCTCGGGCCGGCGCGCGCGCGCAACGCCTTGCGCGCTTGGTACCGGCAGGCCACAGGTGTGCCGCTTCCTGCGCAGGCGTTGGATCGTCTCTGGCACGAGTCGGGCGAGGGAGTGTCCGCGCGCGTCTGGACGCTCCCCGCCGCCGTGGTCCGGCTCTATCGCGACAGGTGGTCGCTGGAGCCCCTTCACGAGGGTGCTTCTGCCGCGGCGAGTGGGAGCGACCGTGCGCTGGAACCGGCAGCGGGGCTGCCGATGCAGGTCCCCTTGGCGGCGCAGGGCAGTGTGGACTTACCGCAGTGGGTGGCGCGGCTGACGGTCAGCACGCCGCGCGACGAGGGGGACAAGGCCCTCAGCGTGCCGCGCGAGCTGCTCGAGACCGTGGAGCTTCGGCCCCGGCAAGGCGGCGAGACGTTCCAGCTCGGCCCGGGCCGCCCCCCCCGCAGCTTGAAGAAGCAGTACCAGGCGGCGGGCGTGCCCGCCTGGGCGCGGCGGGCTCCGTTGGTCTATGCCGGCGATCTGCTGGTGTTCGTCCCCGGTCTCGGCGTGGACGCCCGGGCCGCGGCGTTGCCCGGTCCCCACCGGCTGTGCATCGCTTGGGAGCCCTTCGGGCAAGACTAGCGTGCCCGAGCGCCAGCCTCGCGTCAGCTGGATTGCTGCACTGCAAGGCTACAATTGCCGGTTCGCGACCGCGGCGCGAACCCCTTCGTCCACCCATCCGCGCACCCAACTCCCATGGCATTGATCGTTCACAAATACGGCGGCACGTCGATGGGCTCGACCGAGCGCATCCGCAACGTTGCCAAGCGGGTCGCCAAGTGGCACCGTGCCGGCCACCAGATGGTCGTGGTGCCCTCGGCCATGAGCGGCGAGACCAACCGGCTGCTGGCGTTGGCCAAAGAGCTGGCACCCGCCACGCACACCACCGAGTACGCCCGCGAGCTGGACATGATCGCCGCCACCGGCGAGCAGGTGTCCGTGGGCCTGCTGTCGATCGCCTTGCAGGCCGAGGGCCTGCAGGCGGTGAGCTATGCCGGCTGGCAGGTGCCGATCAAGACCGACTCCGCCTACACCAAGGCGCGCATCGAGAGCATCGACGACGCGCGGGTGCGCGCAGACCTGGCCGCGGGCAAGATCGTCATCATCACAGGCTTCCAGGGCGTGGATGCGCAGGGCAACATCACCACGCTGGGACGCGGCGGCTCCGACACTTCCGCGGTGGCCGTCGCCGCGGCGATGAAGGCCGACGAATGCCTCATCTACACCGACGTGGACGGGGTCTACACGACCGACCCGCGCATCGTGCCCGAGGCGCGCCGCTTGCACACGATCAGCTTCGAAGAGATGCTGGAGATGGCGAGCCTGGGCTCGAAGGTGCTGCAGATCCGCTCGGTCGAGTTCGCGGGCAAGTACCGCGTGCCGTTGCGCGTGCTGTCCAGCTTCACGCCCTGGGACATCCCGATCGAGGAAGAGGCCAAGTCGGGCACCCTGATCACCTTTGAGGAAGACGAGAAAATGGAAAAAGCCGTTGTGTCGGGCATCGCCTTCAACCGCGACGAAGCCAAGATCACCGTCATGGGCGTGCCGGACAAGCCCGGCATTGCGTACCAGATCCTCGGCGCCGTGGCGGATGCGAACATCGACGTGGACGTGATCCTGCAGAACGTCTCGCACGAGGGCAAGACCGACTTCTCGTTCACCGTCCACCGCAACGACTACGCCAAGACCATCGACCTGCTCAACAGCAAGGTGGTCCCGGCGCTCGGCGCCGAGAAGGTCGTGGGCGATCCCAAGATCTGCAAGGTCTCGATCGTCGGCATCGGCATGCGATCGCACGTGGGCGTGGCCGCCACGATGTTCCGTGCGTTGAGCGAAGAGGGCATCAACATCCAGATGATCACCACCAGCGAGATCAAGACGAGCGTGGTGATCGACGAGAAGTACATGGAGCTGGCGGTGCGCGCGCTGCACAAGGCCTTCGACCTCGACCAGGACGCCGCCTGAAGGTGACGCGCCGCGTCCAAGGGTGTGGATCTCGCATCTTCGGCCTGCTTGTACACGCCAAGCGTTCACGAACCGGTTTCGCAGTTGCGAGTTTCGCGGTTAGAATGTGCGACTCACGCCGATTTCCGGCTGGAGACGTGACCGAGAGGCCGAAGGTGCTCCCCTGCTAAGGGAGTATGGGGTCAAAAGCTCCATCGAGGGTTCGAATCCCTCCGTCTCCGCCAACCCTGGACGCGGCAATGACCGTGACAGACGGCCAGACCCTCTACAAAAGAGCCCCGACGAACGGGGCTTTTTTGTGCGCGTTTGACCGCTGCGCTGTTTGACACCCGGCAGCAAGAGGGGCAGACCGGCACGCGCGCTTTCCGGTACGCCCGGGCCTGTGGCCTCGAGCGCAACCCAGGGGCGGACCTCCCGGCTGGTCGATGCTACCGGCGCAGAAGGAAGCCTCGCTACGCCCTAGATTTGAAGGTTCAATAGGTTGTTTCGGGTGTTCACCCGAACGTAGGCGTCCGGGATGTCATCTTGACTGGTTCGTGCCGGCGCTCGTCCTTATATCTTTGCCCCCGGGGGGGCGCCCCACCCCCCACGGGGGTGTCGGGAGCGTTTGCCGTTCGTCAATGAGGTGGTCGTGTCCCGACGTACCGTGAACGCATTCCCCGGAATCAAGGAGCACGTATGTCGAACGAGACGCCCTTCATATGGCATGAGTTGGTCACTCCCGATCAGCCGACGAGCGGAAGCTTCTTTCGCGAGTTGTTCGGTTGGACCTCCAGGGAAGTAGACGCAGGGCCCTTCGGCGTCTACACGCTGTTCCAGAGCGATGGTCGGGATGTCGCAGGGATGATGAACCCGACGCCTGACACCTCGGGTTCCGGCTCCTATTGGCACTCCTACATTGCCGTGGACGATGTCGACGAATGTGCTCGACGTGCCCAGGCATTGGGTGGGAGGACGCTGGTAGCTCCGCATGACGTACCAGCGTTTGGTCGTGTGTGCGCCGTCGCCGATCCGACCGGTGCGGTTGCGCACCTGGTGCAGCCCCGGCCTGCTGAGGCGCGAGACTGAAGCCGTCTGGCGCCACCCCGCGCCACGGCCTCCCAGCTACAGACCGACGAAGGCCAAGCCGCGTACCAACGTCGCAAGTGGATCGCCGAGCCACCGAACGGCTGGATCAAGAAAGTGCCGGGATTGCGGCAGTTCAGCCTGCGCGGGCTGCACCGCGTGCGAGTCCAGCGGAAGCTCCTGTGCTTGGCGCTGAATCTGCGGCCCATGCCCGTGACCGCCGTGATGGCCGGGACTTGAGCGGCCCTGTCAGCACGACGGTGCCGGCCCAGGGCGGTGGGGCGCGCAGGCGCCGGACATCAAGGAGGAGGCGGCGGCCACCGGCCTGCGCCGGGGGACAGTCCGGCGACTGCGGGCCCCGCCGCCCTGGGCTCGCTCGACCTTTCATCGAGCCTCGAACACCGCTTCGGCCTTGTAGCCCGTGTCGGCCAGCGCCTGCTCGGGCGGCACGCCCAGGTGGTCCTTGACCGCCTGCAGCAGCTGGACAACTGGGCTGCTCGATGGCGCTGAGGGTCAACTCGGCGGCCGAAGCTTTGCTGTTCATTGGTGCTTGTGATCGCCGTGCGCGCCAGGCGCCGGTGCACCGTTTTCGGCTTGGGGCATTTCCACTTTGACCTCCACGGTCACCTCGCCTGCTTTCTCGAAGCGAAGCGTCATCGGCACGCTCTCGCCCAGCTTGAGAGGCGCTTTGAGGCCCATGAACATGATGTGCAGGCCACCGGGCTGCAGCTTCACGTTCTGGCCCGCCGGGATGTCGATGGCGCCCACCTCGCGCATCCGCATCACGTTGCCTTCCAGCGTCATCGTGTGCAGCTCGACGGACGCTGCGACCGGTGAAGCGGCGGAAAGCAGTTTGTCGGGGCTGGTGCCGCGATTCGTGAGGCTGAGGAAAGCGCCGCCGGCGCGCTGGCCGGGCACCGTCGGCCGTGCCCAAGGGTGGCCCACCTCGATGTCTCCGGCGCGGTAGCTGTGCGCCATCGAATGGGTCGCGAGCAGTGCGACCAGGACAACGGCGAGGGTGCGGAAGGGGCGGATGAACGAAGAATTCATGTCGTGGTGTGGAATTGGAAGACAAGGAACGCGGGGCACGACGCGCGAAGCGCGACGAGGGCTTCGCGCGACGGCCGGCTCGCAGCAGGCGATGAGGTGCACTGCACCGAAGGCGACGGCACGCCTCGCACGCGCGGGCGTAGCGACGCCGGTGGCATCAGGCCGCGGGCGGCCCTTGCTGGCGGCCGGCCATCCAGGCCCGCACCCGATCGAGAGTTTGCGTGGGGCAAGAGTGCAGCCGGTACTCGCCGGGCCCAGCCTGGGGTGCGGCCCGCGTGAGCGGTGCCGACGGAGGGGCGAGCACCAGCACCGAGAGCGGGCAGGGGTCACTCCAGGAGCCGGAGTCCGGCGCAGGGTCTTGCGAGTCGTCGTTGCCGGCGGCGGGAGCGATCAGGCGGACGCCATAGACGGTGCAGACCTCGACCAGCGGCTGTCCTTGCGCACGAGCCGCCGCTGCCGCGAGGACCGGCATGGCCGCCTGCCACACGAGCAGGCACGCCAGCCAAGTGGCCCAGCGGGCCAGGGTGGAACGCGCACGACGGATCACGCTTGCCATTGTGCCGAAAAGAACGCGCCGTCAAGAACTGCCGGAACCGCTGCAGCCTCACTCGGGGTACCGCCCGGAGTAGGCCTCCCGTTCGAGATGACGCGATCCGGATGAAGCGGTCCGGCAGGCCCTCGCGCCCTCTGTTCGTCGGGCATCGAAGATGCTCGGACCTGGTGCCCGCAGAGAGTCGCTGCGCCAGCGGATCGGCGCGCCGAGCCTCAGTGAGGGTTGCTGGTCCCGAAGCGCCTTGGCGCGGCGACTTGCGCTGCCGGCGGACGAACCGTTGCTGCTTGCGGGGTCGATCATGGGCCCTCATGCCCGTGCGCCGTCGCTGCCGTCTGCGGTCGGCGCGTTCCGGCTGGGCCGCGCGAGGGGCGGTATTGACCCAACCCGAGGAAGAGCACGGGTGGGGCCGCTAGACTGCCAGGGGTGGGTGCACAGCCGAGCGACATTCCCGTTATTGAAGACCGAAGCCGCCAACCATGACGATACACATCGAGCCCTTCTTCGATTCGCGCACCTCGACGTGGAGTTACGTGGTGCACACCAATGATGCGCCGCAGGCGGTCGTGATCGACCCCGTGCTCGATTTCGATTCCAAATCGGGGCGGGTGTGGACGGAGTCGGTGGAGCGGCTGAGCGGCTATCTGCAGTCGAAGGGGCTGCGGCTGGAATGGGTGCTCGAAACCCATGCGCACGCGGATCACCTTTCTGCGGCGCATTGGCTGCGCGAACGGTTTGGTGCACGGGTCGGCATCGGCGCGGAGATTTGCCGGGTGCAGAAGGTATTCGCGGGCATCTTCAACCTGGGGCCCGGCTTTGCCACTGACGGGCGCCCATTCGACGCCTTGTTCCACGACGGCCAGGTGCTGGAAGCAGGACCGCTGCGCATCGAAGTGCTGCATGTGCCCGGTCATACTCCTGCCGATGTGGCCTACCGGGTGGAGGACGCGGTATTCGTCGGCGATACGCTGTTCATGCCGGACGTCGGCACGGCGCGCGCGGATTTTCCCGGGGGTGACGCCCACATGCTGTACCGCTCCATCAGGCGCCTGTTGAGCTTGCCCGGAGAAACCCGCTTGTTTCTGTGCCACGACTACCCGCCGGGCGAGCGCGCGCCTTGCGGCGTCACGACCGTGGCGGCCCAACGTGCGCACAACATCCATGTGCGCGACGGTATCGGCGAGGACGAGTTCGTGGCGATGCGCTCGGCCCGGGATGCCACCCTGGAGATGCCGGCGTTGCTGCTGCCTTCGATCCAAGTGAACATTCGCGCGGGGGAGTTGCCCGAGCGGGAGCCGAACGGCCGCCGCTACCTCAAGTTGCCACTGAATGCCTTCGGCGCACCGGGGTGGGACGGCTGAGAGCGCTGCGGGATGCGAAAACCCCGCGACGGCGGGGTTTGAGGGGGGCAAGGCAGAGACAGGCGCGGACTCAGACGGCGAGATCCTCGAGCTTCTTGCCCGAGGCGAGGGCCTGTTCGACCCACTTGGGTTGACGGCCGCGGCCCGTCCAGGTTTCACCGGTGGCGGGGTTGCGGTACTTGGGGGGCACCTTGCTTCCTTTGGTGGACGCGGGCTTGGCCGGGGCCTTGCCGCCGAGGTCGGCAAGCGTGATGCCGTATTGCGCCATCAGAGACTTGATCTTCGCGATCGCGTCGGCCAATTCCTGTTTGCGGGCCGCTTCGATTTGCTTTTCGAGTTCGGCCTTCTGGGCGAGGAGTTCCTGGTAGGTGGGCATATGCGCTCGAATAGGGGTTGGGATTCGGGGATAAACGCGCGCCGATAATATCCCAGCCATTCGCGCGACGGCAACCCGCGCGCGACCCTTGTGGCGAAACGCGGGTAAGTCCGAACAGACCTTCAGCCGCAGCCCTGAAAAATGAACGCCGGCCCGCGGCCGGCGTTGCGATTCACAAATCGTCGGATGATTTGCGGCTGATTACTTGAAGCCGACCCGGTCGAGGATTTGCTGGACCTTGGCCTGGTTGGCGCCGACCACCGAGATCGGGATCAGTTCGGTCTTGAATTCTCCCAGGCTCTCCAGCGCCGGATTGGGCGCCTTGACCGTCCTCACGACGGGGTATTCGTTGTTACCGTTGGCGAAGTACACCTGGGCCTGGTCGCTGGCGAGATATTCCAGGAACTTGACCGCCGCTTCGCGATTCTTGGCGTGCCGCGCGACCGCGCCGCCCGCGATATTGACGTGGGTGCCCCAGCTCTGCTGGTTGGGGAAGACGACGGCGACCTTCTCCATCACCTCTCGATCCTCGGGCTTGTTCGAGCGCATCAGCCGGGCGACGTAATAGCTGTTGGAGATGGCGACGCCGCATTCCCCGCTGGCCACGGCCTTGATCTGGTCGGTGTCACCGCCCTTCGGTTCACGCGCCATGTTGGCCACGACGCCGCGGGCCCAGGCTTCGGTCTTCTCGGGGCCGAGGTGCTCCATCAGCGAACCGATGAGGGAGAGGTTGTACGGGTGGGAACCCGAGCGGGTGCAGACCTTGCCCTTGTTCTTCGGGTCGGCCAGTTCCTCGTAGGTGTCGACGTCGTCGCGCTTGATCTTGGCTTTGTTGTAGACGATGACGCGCGCGCGTGTCGAGAGACCGAACCACTGGGAGCCCTGGCCCTTGTCGTCGCCGCGCAGGGTGGCCGGGATGCGGTCTTCCAGCAGCTTGGACTTGACCGGCTGGAAGAGGCCGTCCTGCTCGGCGCGCCAGAGCCGCGCGGCATCGACGAGCAACACGACATCGGCCGGGCTCGCTGCGCCCTCGCTCTTGAGGCGAGCGAGGATGCCCGCGTCGTCGGCGTCCACGCGGTTGATCTTGATGCCGGTGGCCTTGGTGAAGTTGTCGTACAGGGCTTCGTCGGTTTGATAGTGGCGGGCCGAATAGAGGTTGAGGACCTTGTTGTCTTGGGCCGCCACAGGGGCCGCGGCGAGGACGGCGGCCACGATGGTCAACGGGGCAACGATACGTTGGAACATGCAGACTCCTCGATAAAGGCGAGGAGATTGTAGCCGCGAACAAGAATGATTCTCAAAAGCATGACGTTCTGTGCGGGGAATGCGAACGCCGGCTTTGCGTCAGATCAGTACGGCCAGGGGCATGCAATTCGCGGCGACGAGGGGCCGCACCCTGGTATTGGGCGGAAGGGCTGTTGCCCGCGGCAGATGCGGGCGCCGAGAGGGCGCACCAGCGGGCGCCAAGTGGGGGACCCTTCGGGGCGCCAAGGGGGGGCCTGCGGGCGCCAAGGGGGCGGACTGTGCGGGCGCCGAGGGGGCGGACTCGCTGCGAGGGTCGAGTCCGGTACCGACGTGGGGTCAGTTGGACGGCGGCACGTAACCGGCGGGTTGGTCGGCCCCTTCGCCGAAGAAGAAGCGCTCCATCTGGCGAGCAAGGTACTGACGGGCGCGGGCATCGGCGAGGTTCAGGCGGTTCTCGTTGACCAGCATGGTCTGGTGGCGCAGCCAGGTCTGCCAGGCCTCCTTGCTGACGTTCTCGTAGATGCGCTTGCCCAGTTCGCCGGGATACGGCGGGAAGTCGAGCCCCTCGGCTTCCTTTTTGAGGTAGACACATTGGACGGTGCGGGGCATGGGGAACTCCTTGAGTCGTTTCGTCGTCGTCGCCTTCAGACCAGGCGTTTGACCAGAACCTGGGACCGGCGGTCCCAGTTGTACTTGCGCTTGCGGGCCTCGGGCAGCCAGTCGGGATCCACGGGCTGAAAACCCCGCCGGATGAACCAGTGCATGGTCCGCGTCGTGAGCACGAAGATGCTCTCGAGGCCCATCGCCTTGGCGCGTTGCTCGATGCGCTTGAGAATGCGCTCGCCGTCGCCCTGGCCTTGCACCTCGGGCGAGACGGTGAGCGCGGCCATCTCTCCGGTTCGCGCTTCGGGGTAGGGGTAGAGCGCCGCGCAGCCGAAGATCACGCCATCGTGCTCGATCACGGTGTAGTAGCCGATGTCGCGCTCGATCTCGGTGCGAGAACGTTTGACGAGTGTGCCGTCGCGCTCGAACGGCTCGATGAGTTGGAGGATGCCGCCCACGTCATCGGCCGTCGCTTCGCGCAGGCTTTCGAGCTTCTCATCGACGATCATCGTGCCGATGCCATCGTGGGTGTAGATCTCCATCAGCAGCGCGCCGTCCACCGCGAAGGGCAGGATGTGCGAGCGCTCCACACCGGCGCGGCAAGCCTTGACGCAGTGCTGCAGGTAGAACGCGGTGTCCGTGGGCTGCGTGGGATTGGGCAGCGAAGCCAGCAGCCGCTCGGCGTCGGCCAGCGCCAGTTCGGTGTCGATGGGGCTTTCCGGGTCGTCCAGCTTCTCGCGGATGCCGGGCACTTCGGTCAGGAAGACGAGCTTGTCCGCCTGCAAGGCGATCGCCGTGCTGGTGGCGACGTCTTCCATCGAGAGATTGAACGCCTCGCCGGTGGGGGAAAAGCCGAAGGGCGACAGCAGCACGATGGCACCGGTGTCGAGGGCCCGCCGGATGGCTGCGGCGTCCACCTTGCGCACGATGCCGCTGTGCATGAAGTCCACGCCGTCCACGACGCCCACGGGGCGGGCGGTGAGGAAGTTGCCCGAGATGATGCGCACGGCGGCGTTGGCCATCGGGGTGTTGGGCAGCCCCTGCGAGAACGACGCCTCGATCTCGAAGCGCAGTTGGCCGGCGGCCTCCTGTGCGCAGTCGAGGGCGACGGCGTCGGTGA
Encoded proteins:
- the cysS gene encoding cysteine--tRNA ligase, which codes for MTLSIYNTLTRRVEPFTPIEPNHVRMYVCGMTIYDYCHVGHARMMLVFDVVQRWLKVLGYRVTYVRNITDIDDKIIRRAIERGITIRELTEEMARAMHEDISALGIEPPTHEPRATQYVPQMLEMIRKLEDKGLAYRASNGDVNFAVRRFPGYGRLSGKSLDQLRAGERVAVGEGKEDPLDFVLWKAAKPTEPDEAKWESPFGRGRPGWHIECSAMSCALLGEHFDIHGGGMDLQFPHHENEIAQSEGATGKPFVNVWMHNGFLNVDNEKMSKSLGNFFTIRDVLKRYDGQTLRFAMLRTHYRSPFNYSDTSLEDARHGLTRLYTALDTVPPAEGVGIDWQEPHAARLRAAMNDDFNTPEAIAVLFDLASEVNKTRSPQTAGLLKALAGTLGLLQGAPREFLQGGSGVDEAYIQSRIEARSQAKREKNYAEADRIREELAAQGIVLKDTPTGTTWVKA
- a CDS encoding DNA-3-methyladenine glycosylase family protein; the protein is MRKGVTPEYWDEACRHLVKRDRVMRKLIPQFGEARLQSRGDAFTTLARSIVGQQISVKAAQSVWDRFAALLPGPSTRISPAQVLDLPLEALRAAGLSARKVEYLRDLASHFASGAVHVRQWSSMDDEQIIEELVAIRGIGRWTAEMFLIFHLMRPNVLPLDDLGLLRGISLNYFSGEPVSRAEAREVGEAWAPFRSVATWYIWRSLDPLPVEY
- a CDS encoding acetyl-CoA carboxylase carboxyltransferase subunit alpha encodes the protein MSKKHFLEFEQPIAELETKIDELRYVQNESAVDISEEIDRLSKKSLQLTKEIYAKLTPWQVTQIARHPQRPYTLDYVNEIFTDFQELHGDRHFADDQSIVGGLARFNGQACMVIGHQKGRDTKERAMRNFGMSRPEGYRKALRLMKLAEKFGLPVFTFVDTPGAYPGIGAEERGQSEAIGRNIFEMAQLEVPIIATIIGEGGSGGALAIAVADQVLMLQYSVYSVISPEGCASILWKTADRASEAAEALGITAHRLKALGLIDKIVNEPVGGAHRDPKQMAAYLKRALSDSLRQVADLRTKELLQRRYERLQSYGRFTDTKEH
- the tilS gene encoding tRNA lysidine(34) synthetase TilS, which codes for MSSPVAAPATVAVAYSGGRDSTALLHATVRVAREQGYQVVALHVHHGLQPAADEWLSHCEETCRRWRQRGGPITFAHERLPLNLGPGQSVEAEARRARYEALARMAKAHGASVVMLAHHRGDQAETFLLQALRGAGVAGLAAMPREVDREGVRWLRPWLDRPRSQIEAYVRLHGLSYIDDTSNADPRYARNRLRLHAWPALAASFPQAEQGLARAAAWCAEAAECAQALAALDLQAVSGAEGLSRSALVALGPARARNALRAWYRQATGVPLPAQALDRLWHESGEGVSARVWTLPAAVVRLYRDRWSLEPLHEGASAAASGSDRALEPAAGLPMQVPLAAQGSVDLPQWVARLTVSTPRDEGDKALSVPRELLETVELRPRQGGETFQLGPGRPPRSLKKQYQAAGVPAWARRAPLVYAGDLLVFVPGLGVDARAAALPGPHRLCIAWEPFGQD
- a CDS encoding aspartate kinase, with the protein product MALIVHKYGGTSMGSTERIRNVAKRVAKWHRAGHQMVVVPSAMSGETNRLLALAKELAPATHTTEYARELDMIAATGEQVSVGLLSIALQAEGLQAVSYAGWQVPIKTDSAYTKARIESIDDARVRADLAAGKIVIITGFQGVDAQGNITTLGRGGSDTSAVAVAAAMKADECLIYTDVDGVYTTDPRIVPEARRLHTISFEEMLEMASLGSKVLQIRSVEFAGKYRVPLRVLSSFTPWDIPIEEEAKSGTLITFEEDEKMEKAVVSGIAFNRDEAKITVMGVPDKPGIAYQILGAVADANIDVDVILQNVSHEGKTDFSFTVHRNDYAKTIDLLNSKVVPALGAEKVVGDPKICKVSIVGIGMRSHVGVAATMFRALSEEGINIQMITTSEIKTSVVIDEKYMELAVRALHKAFDLDQDAA
- a CDS encoding VOC family protein; the encoded protein is MSNETPFIWHELVTPDQPTSGSFFRELFGWTSREVDAGPFGVYTLFQSDGRDVAGMMNPTPDTSGSGSYWHSYIAVDDVDECARRAQALGGRTLVAPHDVPAFGRVCAVADPTGAVAHLVQPRPAEARD
- a CDS encoding copper chaperone PCu(A)C; the protein is MNSSFIRPFRTLAVVLVALLATHSMAHSYRAGDIEVGHPWARPTVPGQRAGGAFLSLTNRGTSPDKLLSAASPVAASVELHTMTLEGNVMRMREVGAIDIPAGQNVKLQPGGLHIMFMGLKAPLKLGESVPMTLRFEKAGEVTVEVKVEMPQAENGAPAPGAHGDHKHQ
- a CDS encoding MBL fold metallo-hydrolase; the encoded protein is MTIHIEPFFDSRTSTWSYVVHTNDAPQAVVIDPVLDFDSKSGRVWTESVERLSGYLQSKGLRLEWVLETHAHADHLSAAHWLRERFGARVGIGAEICRVQKVFAGIFNLGPGFATDGRPFDALFHDGQVLEAGPLRIEVLHVPGHTPADVAYRVEDAVFVGDTLFMPDVGTARADFPGGDAHMLYRSIRRLLSLPGETRLFLCHDYPPGERAPCGVTTVAAQRAHNIHVRDGIGEDEFVAMRSARDATLEMPALLLPSIQVNIRAGELPEREPNGRRYLKLPLNAFGAPGWDG
- a CDS encoding H-NS histone family protein, yielding MPTYQELLAQKAELEKQIEAARKQELADAIAKIKSLMAQYGITLADLGGKAPAKPASTKGSKVPPKYRNPATGETWTGRGRQPKWVEQALASGKKLEDLAV